In Rhizobium sp. WSM4643, the following are encoded in one genomic region:
- a CDS encoding multicopper oxidase family protein, with the protein MPLLTRRNLLKASAVAGAYGVGIGIAGRFGLAEAAPEPQLLKALKTEAMLTEAGPTKDIMSWGNDGMPPVLRMTKGRPYAARLTNGLDEPTTIHWHGLRIDNRMDGVPFMTQPYVYTGDSFDYAFTPPDAGTFWYHPHCNTLTQMGHGMTGVIVVENPADPEFDAEVVLNLRDWRLGGDGQFIAPFRPRDAAKTGTYGTVRTANWHQEPRYDAPAGGLVRLRIAVTDVTRIFSLKMEGADATVIAIDGNPVPKRFSLDLLQIGPGQRLDLAVRMPDGEGAIATLEDIRGTTPKTIASLRAVGSSLKRAIGDLGPLVDNPVQKADLTAAEQIPLILSATAENASVESICGTLGYSFWAINKVPWPGDTPDPTAPLAELKLGKSYVFNLENTTPHAHPIHLHGMSFTVISSSTRQVMPLVSDTYLIQPDEKVQLAFVADNPGDWLLHCHIIEHQKTGMTSYLRVS; encoded by the coding sequence ATGCCTCTTCTCACCCGCCGCAATCTCCTGAAGGCGTCCGCCGTCGCCGGCGCTTATGGAGTGGGCATCGGCATCGCCGGCAGATTCGGGCTTGCGGAGGCGGCACCGGAGCCGCAGCTGCTGAAAGCCTTGAAAACCGAGGCCATGCTGACGGAAGCGGGCCCGACCAAAGATATCATGAGCTGGGGCAATGACGGCATGCCGCCGGTTCTCAGAATGACCAAGGGCCGGCCCTATGCGGCACGGCTGACCAACGGGCTCGACGAGCCGACAACGATCCATTGGCACGGGCTTCGCATCGACAACCGAATGGACGGCGTGCCCTTCATGACGCAGCCCTACGTCTATACCGGCGACAGCTTCGATTATGCCTTCACGCCGCCCGACGCCGGCACCTTCTGGTATCATCCGCATTGTAACACGCTGACGCAGATGGGACACGGCATGACCGGCGTCATCGTCGTCGAGAACCCGGCCGATCCGGAGTTCGATGCGGAGGTGGTGCTGAACCTGCGCGACTGGCGGCTCGGCGGCGACGGCCAATTCATCGCCCCCTTCCGCCCGCGCGATGCGGCCAAGACCGGCACCTACGGCACGGTGCGCACCGCCAACTGGCATCAGGAACCGCGATACGACGCGCCAGCCGGCGGGCTGGTTCGGCTGCGCATCGCGGTCACCGACGTAACGCGGATCTTCTCCCTGAAGATGGAAGGCGCCGACGCCACCGTGATTGCGATCGACGGCAATCCGGTGCCGAAGCGTTTTTCCCTCGACCTGCTGCAGATCGGACCGGGCCAGCGGCTCGATCTTGCCGTGCGCATGCCCGACGGCGAAGGCGCGATCGCGACGCTGGAAGATATCCGCGGCACGACGCCGAAGACGATCGCCAGCCTGCGCGCGGTCGGATCATCATTGAAGCGCGCCATCGGCGATCTCGGGCCGCTTGTCGACAACCCCGTCCAGAAGGCCGATCTAACCGCCGCCGAGCAGATCCCGCTGATACTGAGCGCCACTGCCGAGAATGCTAGCGTCGAAAGCATCTGCGGCACGCTCGGCTACAGTTTCTGGGCAATCAACAAGGTGCCGTGGCCAGGCGACACGCCCGATCCGACAGCGCCGCTTGCGGAATTGAAGCTCGGCAAGAGCTATGTCTTCAATCTCGAAAATACCACGCCGCATGCGCATCCGATCCATCTGCACGGGATGAGCTTCACGGTGATCTCCTCCTCGACGCGGCAGGTAATGCCGCTGGTGTCAGATACCTATCTCATCCAGCCGGACGAGAAGGTGCAGCTTGCCTTCGTCGCCGACAATCCCGGCGACTGGCTGCTGCATTGCCATATCATCGAGCATCAGAAGACGGGGATGACGAGCTATCTCAGGGTAAGCTGA
- the aspS gene encoding aspartate--tRNA ligase has product MHRYRSHTCAALRKSDVGSTVRISGWVHRVRDHGGVLFIDLRDHYGITQVVADPDSPAFKMAETVRGEWVIRIDGLVKARTEDTVNKTMATGEIELYAQEIEILSAAKELPLPVFGEPDYPEDVRLKYRFLDLRRETLHRNIVKRTQVISAMRREMSNVGFTEYTTPILTASSPEGARDFLVPSRIHPGTFYALPQAPQQYKQLLMVAGFDRYFQIAPCFRDEDPRADRLPGEFYQLDLEMSFVTQEDVWNTIGPLMTNIFEEFADGKPVTKEWPRIPYDEAIRKYGSDKPDLRNPIVMEAVTEHFAGSGFKVFAGMIASNPKVEIWAIPAKTGGSRAFCDRMNAWAQSTGQPGLGYIFWRKEGDKLEGAGPLAKNIGEERTDAIRTQLGLDDGDACFFVAGDPAKFYKFAGEARTKAGEELNLVDRDRFELCWIVDFPFFEWSEEEKKVDFAHNPFSMPQGGLDALQNQDPLTIKAFQYDAVCNGFEIASGSIRNQSPETMVAAFEKVGLSQQDVEDRFGGLYRAFQYGAPPHGGAAFGIDRIIMLLVGAKNLREISLFPMNQQAQDLLMGAPSPATPTQLRELSIRPIPPVKKD; this is encoded by the coding sequence ATGCATCGCTATCGCAGCCACACATGTGCCGCCCTCCGCAAGTCGGATGTCGGCTCGACCGTCCGTATTTCCGGCTGGGTCCACCGCGTTCGCGACCATGGCGGCGTTCTCTTCATTGACCTTCGCGACCATTACGGCATCACCCAGGTCGTTGCCGATCCCGACAGCCCGGCCTTCAAGATGGCGGAAACTGTGCGTGGCGAATGGGTCATCCGTATCGACGGCCTCGTCAAGGCCCGCACCGAAGATACCGTCAACAAGACCATGGCAACAGGCGAGATCGAGCTCTACGCGCAGGAGATCGAAATCCTCTCCGCCGCCAAGGAATTGCCGCTGCCGGTCTTCGGCGAGCCGGACTATCCCGAAGACGTCCGCCTCAAATATCGCTTCCTCGACCTTCGCCGCGAAACGCTGCATCGGAACATCGTCAAGCGCACCCAGGTCATCTCGGCCATGCGCCGCGAAATGAGCAACGTCGGTTTCACCGAATATACGACGCCGATCCTGACGGCCTCCTCGCCGGAAGGCGCGCGCGACTTCCTGGTGCCGAGCCGCATCCATCCCGGCACCTTCTACGCGCTGCCGCAGGCGCCGCAGCAGTACAAGCAGCTGCTGATGGTGGCGGGTTTCGACCGCTACTTCCAGATTGCGCCGTGCTTCCGCGATGAAGACCCGCGCGCCGACCGCCTGCCGGGCGAATTCTACCAGCTCGACCTTGAAATGAGCTTCGTCACCCAGGAAGACGTCTGGAACACGATCGGTCCGTTGATGACCAACATTTTCGAAGAGTTCGCCGACGGCAAGCCGGTCACCAAGGAATGGCCGCGCATCCCCTATGACGAGGCGATCCGTAAATATGGTTCGGACAAGCCGGACCTGCGCAATCCCATCGTCATGGAAGCTGTGACCGAACATTTCGCCGGCTCCGGCTTCAAGGTCTTCGCCGGCATGATCGCCTCGAACCCGAAGGTCGAGATCTGGGCGATCCCGGCAAAGACCGGCGGTTCCAGAGCGTTCTGCGATCGTATGAATGCCTGGGCGCAGTCGACTGGTCAGCCTGGTCTCGGTTACATCTTCTGGCGCAAGGAAGGTGACAAGCTCGAGGGCGCCGGCCCGCTTGCAAAGAACATCGGTGAGGAGCGCACCGACGCGATCCGTACCCAGCTCGGCCTCGATGACGGTGACGCCTGCTTCTTCGTTGCCGGCGATCCGGCCAAGTTCTACAAGTTTGCCGGTGAAGCCCGCACCAAGGCCGGCGAAGAGCTGAACCTTGTCGACCGCGACCGTTTCGAACTCTGCTGGATCGTCGACTTCCCGTTCTTCGAATGGAGCGAGGAAGAAAAGAAGGTCGATTTCGCCCACAATCCGTTCTCGATGCCGCAGGGCGGCCTCGATGCGCTTCAGAACCAGGATCCGCTGACCATCAAGGCGTTCCAGTATGACGCCGTCTGCAACGGCTTCGAAATCGCCTCGGGGTCGATCCGTAACCAATCGCCGGAAACCATGGTCGCCGCCTTCGAGAAGGTCGGCCTCAGCCAGCAGGATGTCGAGGATCGTTTCGGCGGCCTCTACCGTGCCTTCCAGTATGGCGCGCCCCCGCATGGCGGTGCTGCCTTCGGTATCGACCGTATCATCATGCTGCTCGTCGGCGCGAAGAACTTGCGGGAAATCTCGCTGTTCCCGATGAACCAGCAGGCCCAGGACCTTCTGATGGGTGCGCCGAGCCCGGCAACGCCGACGCAGCTTCGCGAGCTCTCGATCCGGCCGATCCCGCCGGTCAAGAAGGACTGA
- a CDS encoding YdgA family protein produces the protein MNFYRTTRLMLSGAAFFSLAGSAFALDSADLLKKINAAYAAQGGTISADGVDIDGTTVTLKNVSVKPANGESLPIGEVTLSGVEEDEDGGYYIEEAAFPDINKTEDGVTVTAEGLTLGGISVPATAGGDTLDAMMLYETAHTGPLKVVKDGEEMFSLLESDVNLTLREDESGFDFDGAFKSMKADLSKAEDPQSKDAIEKLALQHIQGDITMKGAWELAPGTIDISELAFDFTNIGKLNLGFKFSGYTMAFMKSMQDAMKQSEAGANKEQSQQALGLAMLGLMQQLSFEAAQVRFEDASITKRALDYAGSQQNISGKQMADSLKAMTPIMLAQLNIPELQNAVSAAVNTFLDDPKSLTVKAAPEKPVPFPTIVGAAMGAPNTLPQVLGVKVTAND, from the coding sequence ATGAATTTTTACCGGACAACGCGGCTGATGCTGTCGGGCGCCGCCTTTTTCTCACTTGCCGGCTCGGCTTTCGCTCTCGACAGCGCCGACCTGCTGAAAAAGATCAACGCTGCCTATGCCGCGCAGGGCGGAACGATTTCGGCCGACGGCGTCGATATCGATGGCACGACCGTGACATTGAAGAATGTCAGCGTCAAACCGGCCAACGGCGAAAGCCTGCCCATCGGCGAGGTCACCCTATCGGGCGTCGAAGAAGACGAGGATGGCGGCTATTACATCGAAGAAGCCGCCTTCCCCGACATCAACAAGACGGAAGACGGCGTCACGGTGACGGCGGAAGGACTGACGCTTGGCGGCATCTCGGTCCCGGCAACGGCGGGCGGCGATACGCTCGATGCCATGATGCTTTACGAGACCGCCCATACCGGCCCACTGAAGGTGGTCAAGGACGGCGAGGAAATGTTCTCGCTGCTCGAAAGCGACGTCAATCTGACACTGCGTGAAGACGAATCCGGCTTCGATTTTGACGGCGCCTTCAAAAGCATGAAGGCCGATCTCAGCAAAGCCGAAGATCCGCAGAGCAAGGACGCGATCGAGAAGCTCGCCCTGCAGCACATCCAGGGCGACATCACCATGAAGGGCGCCTGGGAACTCGCCCCCGGCACGATCGACATTTCTGAGTTGGCGTTCGACTTCACCAACATCGGCAAGCTGAACCTCGGCTTCAAATTCTCCGGCTACACGATGGCCTTCATGAAATCGATGCAGGATGCGATGAAGCAATCCGAAGCCGGTGCGAACAAGGAACAGTCGCAGCAGGCGCTTGGCCTTGCCATGCTCGGCCTGATGCAGCAGCTGTCCTTCGAGGCGGCGCAGGTGCGCTTCGAAGATGCCTCGATCACCAAGCGCGCGCTCGATTATGCCGGTTCGCAGCAGAACATATCGGGCAAGCAGATGGCGGATTCGTTGAAGGCGATGACGCCGATCATGCTGGCGCAGCTCAATATCCCGGAACTGCAGAACGCCGTTTCGGCTGCCGTCAACACCTTCCTCGACGACCCGAAGAGCCTGACCGTCAAGGCCGCTCCTGAAAAGCCGGTGCCGTTCCCGACGATCGTGGGCGCCGCCATGGGCGCTCCGAATACGCTGCCGCAGGTGCTTGGCGTCAAGGTGACCGCCAACGACTGA